One window from the genome of Anopheles merus strain MAF chromosome 3R, AmerM5.1, whole genome shotgun sequence encodes:
- the LOC121595173 gene encoding uncharacterized protein LOC121595173, protein MGDEMSVEQEAEAILEAETSFGMRVWHLLFLSCGSVLGVVIMLCCCIRFRIPRTKQDIEADYHRKKLTRKFRERLDCMNNADIDEMDLIKALERVREEYAAEQERLQAGKEAAENKDNQAIVTVCDQV, encoded by the coding sequence ATGGGCGACGAGATGAGTGTCGAGCAGGAGGCGGAAGCGATCCTCGAGGCGGAAACGAGCTTCGGGATGCGCGTGTGGCATCTGCTGTTCCTGTCCTGCGGCTCCGTGCTCGGCGTCGTCATcatgctgtgctgctgcatcCGGTTCCGCATACCCCGCACCAAGCAGGACATCGAGGCGGACTACCATCGCAAGAAGCTGACGCGCAAGTTTCGCGAACGGCTGGACTGCATGAACAATGCGGACATCGACGAGATGGACCTGATCAAGGCGCTCGAGCGCGTGCGGGAAGAGTACGCGGCGGAGCAGGAGCGGCTGCAGGCGGGCAAGGAGGCGGCCGAAAACAAGGACAATCAAGCGATCGTGACCGTGTGCGACCAGGTTTAA
- the LOC121595171 gene encoding probable actin-related protein 2/3 complex subunit 2, translating into MILLEINNRIVEETLTVKFKNAIAGNKAESIDVTVADFDGVLFHISNINGDKTKVRTSISLKFYKQLQEHGADELLKREYGDLLVAPEDGYNVSVLVDLENIPENWEETVRKIGLLKRNCFASVFEKYFDFQSQGEGEGEGQKRAVINYRNDETMYVEAKPDRVTVVFSTIFRDEDDVVLGKVFMQELREGRRASHTAPQVLFSHREPPLELANTGARVGENIGYVTFVLFPRHTAKETRDNTINLIHMFRDYLHYHIKCSKAYIHSRMRAKTTEFLKVLNRARPEPKITEKKTITGRTFIRKE; encoded by the exons GAACAAGGCGGAATCCATCGATGTGACGGTAGCAGACTTCGATGGAGTTTTATTTCACATCTCGAACATAAACGGCGATAAAACGAAAGTGCGA ACGAGCATATCGCTGAAATTCTACAAGCAGCTACAGGAGCACGGTGCCGATGAGCTGCTGAAGCGCGAGTATGGCGACCTGCTGGTAGCACCCGAGGACGGGTACAACGTGTCGGTGCTGGTCGATCTGGAAAACATACCGGAAAACTGGGAGGAAACGGTGCGAAAGATCGGCCTGCTCAAACGAAACTGCTTTGCGTCGGTGTTCGAGAAGTACTTCGACTTCCAGTCGCAGGGCGAGGGCGAAGGCGAGGGCCAGAAGCGGGCAGTAATTAACTATCGTAACGATGAAACGAT GTACGTTGAAGCAAAGCCGGACCGTGTGACCGTCGTGTTTAGTACGATATTCCGTGACGAGGACGACGTAGTGTTAGGGAAAGTGTTTATGCAGGAGCTGCGCGAGGGCCGAAGAGCTTCCCACACGGCGCCGCAAGTATTATTCTCCCACCGGGAGCCACCGCTTGAGCTGGCCAATACCGGGGCACGGGTCGGCGAGAACATAGGCTACGTAACGTTCG TACTATTCCCACGGCATACCGCGAAGGAAACGCGCGATAACACGATCAATTTAATTCACATGTTCCGTGATTATTTGCATTATCATATTAAG TGTTCGAAGGCATACATCCACTCCCGAATGCGGGCAAAGACGACGGAGTTTTTAAAGGTGCTCAACCGTGCTCGACCGGAGCCCAAAATtacggaaaagaaaacaataac CGGCCGAACATTCATCAGAAAAGAATGA